In one window of Poriferisphaera corsica DNA:
- a CDS encoding YjfB family protein, with amino-acid sequence MVNGLTAQFSAMQQVEVRQQIDTAVAKKALDTARTQGDMIINMISDTAQSAQSAQRIAAEPHKGTMIDVRG; translated from the coding sequence ATGGTCAATGGATTAACCGCACAATTTAGCGCAATGCAGCAGGTCGAAGTCCGTCAACAGATCGACACCGCTGTGGCAAAAAAAGCACTCGACACTGCCCGCACGCAAGGCGACATGATCATCAACATGATCAGCGATACCGCCCAATCTGCACAATCAGCCCAGCGTATTGCCGCTGAGCCGCACAAGGGCACCATGATCGACGTCCGAGGCTAA
- a CDS encoding alpha/beta fold hydrolase has translation MYRKVELMQMNRKKWVIKFGVMLIGMVMLLGVGGFWYVSWLMKQPMYEVGDARDERLLRGPLRPPIQTGEAGVWLVEPDVKLAFDVYGEGEDVLVVHGGPGMPYGKLWDGLEALTDRYRFYFYDQRGAGRSTRLFDRFEGNYYENMVRLEQGLGLGAQVADIERARQILGQEQITVIGHSYGGFVAMLYAAEFPEHVKKLVLVAPADVLLPWDEKEGDDLFEGTREKLSEGDRVVFDRLMSEYFNFAGIFERSDEELATIHVGVGKYLLKGLGADHVEMNDAVKSGGWSVFAVYFSQGQAGDYREALEQVKARTLIVHGADDVMARRGSEHYREIEGSEFVVISGEKDGGTAGHFVYDEQAKKFGEVVGAFLDEE, from the coding sequence ATGTATCGAAAGGTCGAGCTTATGCAGATGAATAGAAAGAAGTGGGTTATTAAATTTGGGGTGATGTTGATTGGGATGGTGATGTTGCTGGGTGTGGGAGGGTTTTGGTATGTGAGCTGGCTGATGAAGCAGCCAATGTATGAAGTGGGGGATGCGCGAGATGAACGTCTGTTGAGGGGGCCGTTGCGTCCGCCGATTCAGACGGGTGAAGCGGGGGTTTGGTTGGTTGAGCCGGATGTTAAGTTGGCGTTTGATGTGTATGGTGAAGGTGAGGATGTGTTGGTGGTGCATGGGGGGCCGGGGATGCCGTATGGGAAGTTGTGGGACGGGCTTGAAGCGTTAACGGATCGGTACCGGTTTTATTTTTATGATCAGCGTGGGGCGGGACGATCAACGCGATTGTTCGATCGGTTTGAAGGAAACTATTACGAGAATATGGTGCGATTGGAGCAGGGATTGGGGCTGGGGGCGCAGGTCGCGGATATTGAGCGGGCGCGGCAGATTTTGGGGCAAGAGCAGATCACGGTGATTGGTCATTCATATGGCGGGTTTGTGGCGATGCTTTATGCGGCGGAGTTTCCGGAACATGTGAAGAAGTTGGTTTTGGTTGCGCCTGCGGATGTGTTATTGCCTTGGGATGAGAAAGAGGGGGATGATTTGTTTGAGGGGACACGTGAGAAGTTGAGTGAAGGGGATCGGGTCGTGTTTGATAGGTTGATGTCGGAATACTTTAATTTTGCGGGTATTTTTGAGCGATCGGATGAGGAATTGGCTACGATTCATGTTGGTGTAGGTAAGTATCTGCTTAAGGGACTGGGGGCGGATCATGTTGAGATGAATGATGCAGTGAAGAGTGGTGGGTGGTCGGTGTTTGCTGTCTATTTCAGTCAGGGGCAGGCTGGTGATTATCGTGAAGCGCTGGAGCAGGTGAAGGCGCGGACGCTGATCGTGCATGGGGCGGATGATGTGATGGCTCGCCGGGGTAGTGAGCATTACCGCGAGATTGAAGGGAGTGAGTTTG